One Dysidea avara chromosome 7, odDysAvar1.4, whole genome shotgun sequence genomic region harbors:
- the LOC136261897 gene encoding uncharacterized protein isoform X2: MASSSPSFQLGFQQVPCSPNFVETVKYNSPVASVPDGDSSPLLGPAGRAGGKCETSYSYSPLVRHLLCGEWVGKRARSSPPVCSSCKKIKLAVSNGREQVVPTGSPGATQSATEKKYSPPEYVKQLELFSGNDIFASKEE; the protein is encoded by the exons ATGGCTTCATCTTCTCCAAGTTTTCAGCTCGGTTTTCAGCAGGTGCCGTGTTCTCCCAACTTCGTGGAGACTGTGAAATACAATTCTCCTGTAGCTTCAGTACCAGACGGTGACTCTTCTCCGTTACTGGGCCCTGCAG GACGAGCTGGAGGCAAGTGTGAAACATCTTATTCGTATTCTCCTCTAGTCAGACACTTGTTAtgtg GAGAATGGGTTGGGAAAAGAGCCCGCTCTTCACCTCCGGTTTGTTCTAGCTGCAAGAAGATTAAACTAGCAGTTTCCAATG GTAGAGAACAAGTAGTACCTACAGGTTCTCCAGGTGCAACCCAAAGTGCTACAGAAAAGAAATATTCCCCACCAGAGTACGTGAAACAGTTGGAACTATTTAGTGGCAATGATATCTTTGCTAGTAAGGAAGAATAG
- the LOC136261873 gene encoding WD repeat-containing protein 93-like isoform X2: protein MFAAKDLVVSSTSLPTDCEEDYLQDQDLWKDSLPQPYQLIDELLQDVLFASWQLIEARRSDREAEKSKPIIPNHGEAKVLTSIKDVTDVTPCSCLHENCFVMFVTCSAGLLLINMKTCVNGEGEPAIMAQESLNGTIAERVHSKCWRDMKYHSLLTVTMATGKLRLYAFYNGQFIMLLAFSSNELEVNGRVVSSLISKQCSHLVVAIDGEDSCYANVYSLPEESWQTELDKLQPDNGKSLTFSKPSLLLHVKCPPTFQPCPYNNPATALASITSRGAETILSSEYYENRRRAFVSQRRDFVNPQPPEKSNKRLPHFHLLYYDHGVKKVTPSQLVLWWEGDINLLFYSIEAKTTGDTAPLYRWPHSSPICRSVVNNDSSLLAVGLMSGGVVLWNLVSYQHVGVVGRCGTICSLLFIKSRLMTTSRPKSTISMAASCSHALLIGCSNGSLYVTDCSTPSSITLANRVSVVDDALTKLLVTPALPELVRYTCVYIYSGLIVTAMSLQVACLQESGTLLLRNALSGESICSFTLPTSFLAQTLCFTSSGNLVMFVDRESFLRMVHLENVQPLHGCWEEGHEWEGLKTQQNSGQIELITQFLQDYLTNRKNATPERLLRSQQRWKELSTEVAVISRLKTQTRQSQLVRDAFKRQNQVTT, encoded by the exons ATGTTTGCTGCTAAAGATTTGGTTGTTTCTTCCACGTCTCTTCCAACTGATTGTGAGGAAGATTACTTGCAAGACCAGGACTTGTGGAAGGATTCTCTTCCCCAGCCCTACCAGCTAATCGACGAACTGTTACAAGATGTATTATTCGCGTCATGGCAGCTCATAGAAGCTCGTAGATCAGACAGGGAGGCGGAGAAGTCGAAGCCAATCATTCCAAATCATGGCGAAGCGAAAGTGTTGACATCCATTAAGGACGTAACGGATGTTACGCCTTGTTCGTGTCTGCATGAAAATTGTTTCGTAATGTTTGTGACCTGTTCTGCGGGTCTATTACTTATCAACATGAAAACTTGTGTTAATGGAGAAGGTGAACCAGCGATAATGGCCCAGGAGTCGCTTAATGGAACTATTGCCGAGCGTGTTCACTCGAAATGTTGGCGGGATATGAAGTATCACAGTTTGTTAACTGTAACCATGGCAACAG gaaaattgaggctataTGCTTTTTATAATGGTCAGTTTATAATGCTGTTGGCATTTTCTAGCAAT GAATTAGAAGTGAATGGCAGGGTTGTATCATCACTGATATCCAAACAATGCAGTCATTTAGTAGTTGCTATTGATG GTGAAGATAGTTGTTATGCTAATGTGTATTCATTACCTGAAGAAAGTTGGCAGACTGAACTAGACAAACTTCAGCCAGACAATGGAAAA TCATTGACATTTTCCAAGCCATCTCTGTTACTTCATGTCAAATGTCCCCCAACATTTCAACCATGTCCCTACAACAATCCAGCTACTGCCTTGGCCAG CATCACATCTAGAGGAGCTGAGACTATTCTGTCATCTGAATACTATGAAAACAGGAGGAGAGCATTTGTATCTCAGCGACGTGACTTTGTAAATCCTCAACCTCCAGAGAAATCTAATAAAAG ACTACCACATTTTCACCTTCTCTACTATGATCATGGAGTGAAGAAAG TGACACCATCACAGCTTGTCTTGTGGTGGGAGGGAGACATAAACTTGTTATTCTACTCCATTGAGGCAAAGACCACTG GGGACACTGCCCCATTGTACAGGTGGCCTCATTCCAGTCCCATTTGCAGAAGTGTTGTAAACAATGATAGTAGCTTGTTAGCTGTTGGATTAATGTCTGGAGGTGTGGTACTGTGGAATCTTGTCTCAT ATCAACATGTGGGTGTGGTTGGTAGGTGTGGTACTATATGTTCACTGTTGTTCATCAAGTCACGACTGATGACCACTAGTAGACCAAAGTCTACTATTTCTATGGCAGCTAGTTGCAGCCATGCGTTACTAATAGGCTGTAGTAATGGTAGTCTGTATGTCACTGATTGCAGTACCCCTAGTTCAATAACACTGGCTAACAG GGTGAGTGTTGTGGATGATGCTCTAACAAAATTACTGGTTACTCCAGCACTTCCTGAATTGGTCAGATATacgtgtgtgtatatatacagtggtcTAATAGTAACAGCCATGTCACTGCAGGTAGCTTGCTTGCAAGAGAGTGGTACACTACTGTTACGCAATGCTCTCAGTGGAGAGAGTATTTGTAGCTTTACATTGCCAACTTCATTCCTTGCTCAGACCCTGTGTTTTACCTCTTCTGGCAACCTCGTCATGTTTGTTG ACAGGGAATCATTTCTACGAATGGTTCACCTGGAGAATGTCCAGCCCCTGCATGGCTGCTGGGAGGAGGGGCATGAGTGGGAGGGGCTGAAGACACAGCAGAACTCAGGACAGATTGAACTAATAACACAATTCTTACAAGACTACCTTACTAACAGGAAGAATGCTACCCCAGAAAGATTGTTGCGTAGTCAACAACGATGGAAGGAGCTTTCCACTGAAGTGGCTGTTATTAGTCGACTTAAGACACAGACCAGACAATCACAACTTGTCAGAGATGCTTTT AAACGTCAGAACCAAGTGACTACATAA
- the LOC136261897 gene encoding uncharacterized protein isoform X1 — translation MASSSPSFQLGFQQVPCSPNFVETVKYNSPVASVPDGDSSPLLGPAGRAGGKCETSYSYSPLVRHLLCGECVCTSEWVACSFIGEWVGKRARSSPPVCSSCKKIKLAVSNGREQVVPTGSPGATQSATEKKYSPPEYVKQLELFSGNDIFASKEE, via the exons ATGGCTTCATCTTCTCCAAGTTTTCAGCTCGGTTTTCAGCAGGTGCCGTGTTCTCCCAACTTCGTGGAGACTGTGAAATACAATTCTCCTGTAGCTTCAGTACCAGACGGTGACTCTTCTCCGTTACTGGGCCCTGCAG GACGAGCTGGAGGCAAGTGTGAAACATCTTATTCGTATTCTCCTCTAGTCAGACACTTGTTAtgtggtgagtgtgtgtgtactagTGAATGGGTAGCTTGCAGTTTTATAGGAGAATGGGTTGGGAAAAGAGCCCGCTCTTCACCTCCGGTTTGTTCTAGCTGCAAGAAGATTAAACTAGCAGTTTCCAATG GTAGAGAACAAGTAGTACCTACAGGTTCTCCAGGTGCAACCCAAAGTGCTACAGAAAAGAAATATTCCCCACCAGAGTACGTGAAACAGTTGGAACTATTTAGTGGCAATGATATCTTTGCTAGTAAGGAAGAATAG
- the LOC136261873 gene encoding WD repeat-containing protein 93-like isoform X3, whose product MFAAKDLVVSSTSLPTDCEEDYLQDQDLWKDSLPQPYQLIDELLQDVLFASWQLIEARRSDREAEKSKPIIPNHGEAKVLTSIKDVTDVTPCSCLHENCFVMFVTCSAGLLLINMKTCVNGEGEPAIMAQESLNGTIAERVHSKCWRDMKYHSLLTVTMATGKLRLYAFYNGQFIMLLAFSSNELEVNGRVVSSLISKQCSHLVVAIDGEDSCYANVYSLPEESWQTELDKLQPDNGKQSLTFSKPSLLLHVKCPPTFQPCPYNNPATALASITSRGAETILSSEYYENRRRAFVSQRRDFVNPQPPEKSNKRLPHFHLLYYDHGVKKVTPSQLVLWWEGDINLLFYSIEAKTTGDTAPLYRWPHSSPICRSVVNNDSSLLAVGLMSGGVVLWNLVSYQHVGVVGRCGTICSLLFIKSRLMTTSRPKSTISMAASCSHALLIGCSNGSLYVTDCSTPSSITLANRVSVVDDALTKLLVTPALPELVACLQESGTLLLRNALSGESICSFTLPTSFLAQTLCFTSSGNLVMFVDRESFLRMVHLENVQPLHGCWEEGHEWEGLKTQQNSGQIELITQFLQDYLTNRKNATPERLLRSQQRWKELSTEVAVISRLKTQTRQSQLVRDAFKRQNQVTT is encoded by the exons ATGTTTGCTGCTAAAGATTTGGTTGTTTCTTCCACGTCTCTTCCAACTGATTGTGAGGAAGATTACTTGCAAGACCAGGACTTGTGGAAGGATTCTCTTCCCCAGCCCTACCAGCTAATCGACGAACTGTTACAAGATGTATTATTCGCGTCATGGCAGCTCATAGAAGCTCGTAGATCAGACAGGGAGGCGGAGAAGTCGAAGCCAATCATTCCAAATCATGGCGAAGCGAAAGTGTTGACATCCATTAAGGACGTAACGGATGTTACGCCTTGTTCGTGTCTGCATGAAAATTGTTTCGTAATGTTTGTGACCTGTTCTGCGGGTCTATTACTTATCAACATGAAAACTTGTGTTAATGGAGAAGGTGAACCAGCGATAATGGCCCAGGAGTCGCTTAATGGAACTATTGCCGAGCGTGTTCACTCGAAATGTTGGCGGGATATGAAGTATCACAGTTTGTTAACTGTAACCATGGCAACAG gaaaattgaggctataTGCTTTTTATAATGGTCAGTTTATAATGCTGTTGGCATTTTCTAGCAAT GAATTAGAAGTGAATGGCAGGGTTGTATCATCACTGATATCCAAACAATGCAGTCATTTAGTAGTTGCTATTGATG GTGAAGATAGTTGTTATGCTAATGTGTATTCATTACCTGAAGAAAGTTGGCAGACTGAACTAGACAAACTTCAGCCAGACAATGGAAAA CAGTCATTGACATTTTCCAAGCCATCTCTGTTACTTCATGTCAAATGTCCCCCAACATTTCAACCATGTCCCTACAACAATCCAGCTACTGCCTTGGCCAG CATCACATCTAGAGGAGCTGAGACTATTCTGTCATCTGAATACTATGAAAACAGGAGGAGAGCATTTGTATCTCAGCGACGTGACTTTGTAAATCCTCAACCTCCAGAGAAATCTAATAAAAG ACTACCACATTTTCACCTTCTCTACTATGATCATGGAGTGAAGAAAG TGACACCATCACAGCTTGTCTTGTGGTGGGAGGGAGACATAAACTTGTTATTCTACTCCATTGAGGCAAAGACCACTG GGGACACTGCCCCATTGTACAGGTGGCCTCATTCCAGTCCCATTTGCAGAAGTGTTGTAAACAATGATAGTAGCTTGTTAGCTGTTGGATTAATGTCTGGAGGTGTGGTACTGTGGAATCTTGTCTCAT ATCAACATGTGGGTGTGGTTGGTAGGTGTGGTACTATATGTTCACTGTTGTTCATCAAGTCACGACTGATGACCACTAGTAGACCAAAGTCTACTATTTCTATGGCAGCTAGTTGCAGCCATGCGTTACTAATAGGCTGTAGTAATGGTAGTCTGTATGTCACTGATTGCAGTACCCCTAGTTCAATAACACTGGCTAACAG GGTGAGTGTTGTGGATGATGCTCTAACAAAATTACTGGTTACTCCAGCACTTCCTGAATTG GTAGCTTGCTTGCAAGAGAGTGGTACACTACTGTTACGCAATGCTCTCAGTGGAGAGAGTATTTGTAGCTTTACATTGCCAACTTCATTCCTTGCTCAGACCCTGTGTTTTACCTCTTCTGGCAACCTCGTCATGTTTGTTG ACAGGGAATCATTTCTACGAATGGTTCACCTGGAGAATGTCCAGCCCCTGCATGGCTGCTGGGAGGAGGGGCATGAGTGGGAGGGGCTGAAGACACAGCAGAACTCAGGACAGATTGAACTAATAACACAATTCTTACAAGACTACCTTACTAACAGGAAGAATGCTACCCCAGAAAGATTGTTGCGTAGTCAACAACGATGGAAGGAGCTTTCCACTGAAGTGGCTGTTATTAGTCGACTTAAGACACAGACCAGACAATCACAACTTGTCAGAGATGCTTTT AAACGTCAGAACCAAGTGACTACATAA
- the LOC136261873 gene encoding WD repeat-containing protein 93-like isoform X1, producing MFAAKDLVVSSTSLPTDCEEDYLQDQDLWKDSLPQPYQLIDELLQDVLFASWQLIEARRSDREAEKSKPIIPNHGEAKVLTSIKDVTDVTPCSCLHENCFVMFVTCSAGLLLINMKTCVNGEGEPAIMAQESLNGTIAERVHSKCWRDMKYHSLLTVTMATGKLRLYAFYNGQFIMLLAFSSNELEVNGRVVSSLISKQCSHLVVAIDGEDSCYANVYSLPEESWQTELDKLQPDNGKQSLTFSKPSLLLHVKCPPTFQPCPYNNPATALASITSRGAETILSSEYYENRRRAFVSQRRDFVNPQPPEKSNKRLPHFHLLYYDHGVKKVTPSQLVLWWEGDINLLFYSIEAKTTGDTAPLYRWPHSSPICRSVVNNDSSLLAVGLMSGGVVLWNLVSYQHVGVVGRCGTICSLLFIKSRLMTTSRPKSTISMAASCSHALLIGCSNGSLYVTDCSTPSSITLANRVSVVDDALTKLLVTPALPELVRYTCVYIYSGLIVTAMSLQVACLQESGTLLLRNALSGESICSFTLPTSFLAQTLCFTSSGNLVMFVDRESFLRMVHLENVQPLHGCWEEGHEWEGLKTQQNSGQIELITQFLQDYLTNRKNATPERLLRSQQRWKELSTEVAVISRLKTQTRQSQLVRDAFKRQNQVTT from the exons ATGTTTGCTGCTAAAGATTTGGTTGTTTCTTCCACGTCTCTTCCAACTGATTGTGAGGAAGATTACTTGCAAGACCAGGACTTGTGGAAGGATTCTCTTCCCCAGCCCTACCAGCTAATCGACGAACTGTTACAAGATGTATTATTCGCGTCATGGCAGCTCATAGAAGCTCGTAGATCAGACAGGGAGGCGGAGAAGTCGAAGCCAATCATTCCAAATCATGGCGAAGCGAAAGTGTTGACATCCATTAAGGACGTAACGGATGTTACGCCTTGTTCGTGTCTGCATGAAAATTGTTTCGTAATGTTTGTGACCTGTTCTGCGGGTCTATTACTTATCAACATGAAAACTTGTGTTAATGGAGAAGGTGAACCAGCGATAATGGCCCAGGAGTCGCTTAATGGAACTATTGCCGAGCGTGTTCACTCGAAATGTTGGCGGGATATGAAGTATCACAGTTTGTTAACTGTAACCATGGCAACAG gaaaattgaggctataTGCTTTTTATAATGGTCAGTTTATAATGCTGTTGGCATTTTCTAGCAAT GAATTAGAAGTGAATGGCAGGGTTGTATCATCACTGATATCCAAACAATGCAGTCATTTAGTAGTTGCTATTGATG GTGAAGATAGTTGTTATGCTAATGTGTATTCATTACCTGAAGAAAGTTGGCAGACTGAACTAGACAAACTTCAGCCAGACAATGGAAAA CAGTCATTGACATTTTCCAAGCCATCTCTGTTACTTCATGTCAAATGTCCCCCAACATTTCAACCATGTCCCTACAACAATCCAGCTACTGCCTTGGCCAG CATCACATCTAGAGGAGCTGAGACTATTCTGTCATCTGAATACTATGAAAACAGGAGGAGAGCATTTGTATCTCAGCGACGTGACTTTGTAAATCCTCAACCTCCAGAGAAATCTAATAAAAG ACTACCACATTTTCACCTTCTCTACTATGATCATGGAGTGAAGAAAG TGACACCATCACAGCTTGTCTTGTGGTGGGAGGGAGACATAAACTTGTTATTCTACTCCATTGAGGCAAAGACCACTG GGGACACTGCCCCATTGTACAGGTGGCCTCATTCCAGTCCCATTTGCAGAAGTGTTGTAAACAATGATAGTAGCTTGTTAGCTGTTGGATTAATGTCTGGAGGTGTGGTACTGTGGAATCTTGTCTCAT ATCAACATGTGGGTGTGGTTGGTAGGTGTGGTACTATATGTTCACTGTTGTTCATCAAGTCACGACTGATGACCACTAGTAGACCAAAGTCTACTATTTCTATGGCAGCTAGTTGCAGCCATGCGTTACTAATAGGCTGTAGTAATGGTAGTCTGTATGTCACTGATTGCAGTACCCCTAGTTCAATAACACTGGCTAACAG GGTGAGTGTTGTGGATGATGCTCTAACAAAATTACTGGTTACTCCAGCACTTCCTGAATTGGTCAGATATacgtgtgtgtatatatacagtggtcTAATAGTAACAGCCATGTCACTGCAGGTAGCTTGCTTGCAAGAGAGTGGTACACTACTGTTACGCAATGCTCTCAGTGGAGAGAGTATTTGTAGCTTTACATTGCCAACTTCATTCCTTGCTCAGACCCTGTGTTTTACCTCTTCTGGCAACCTCGTCATGTTTGTTG ACAGGGAATCATTTCTACGAATGGTTCACCTGGAGAATGTCCAGCCCCTGCATGGCTGCTGGGAGGAGGGGCATGAGTGGGAGGGGCTGAAGACACAGCAGAACTCAGGACAGATTGAACTAATAACACAATTCTTACAAGACTACCTTACTAACAGGAAGAATGCTACCCCAGAAAGATTGTTGCGTAGTCAACAACGATGGAAGGAGCTTTCCACTGAAGTGGCTGTTATTAGTCGACTTAAGACACAGACCAGACAATCACAACTTGTCAGAGATGCTTTT AAACGTCAGAACCAAGTGACTACATAA